ATTGCATCACCAAGATCCAGATTTAGCAGCAGCAGTTCCAGAGATTGAAAAACTAATAGATAGAGATGATTTGTATATAGTTACACACTCAAGAATGTCTGTTTTGATAAAACACTATCTTGTCACTTCCAAATATTATAAGATAGATAAAAATGACAATAAATTAGTAACTGACAACGGATTTGAGTTAGAATTTTTAACTACTCCGTATTGCCATTCGCCTGGAGCATTTGTAAGTTATGAACCAAAAACAAAAACTCTATTTTCGGGAGATATTTTCGGGGGAATAGAAGAGAGTTGGGATTTTTATGCAGATGAGACTTATTTTGAAAAAGCTAAGCAGTTTCATCAGGAGTATATGCCGAGTCGAGATATATTTAATTATGCATTAAAAAAGATAGAAAAACTGGATATAGATTTAATAGCCCCGCAACACGGTTCTGTTGTTCAAAAAAAATATATAAAAAACCTTATTGAAGATATGAAAAATCTTGATTGTGGATTGTATATTGAGGAAAAATATAACCGTGAACTTTTAGATACGATTGATGAATTAAAAGAAAAAGAAAAAACCATACAAGAACGTGACCGTCAACTTTTTGCACAATCAAAGCGTGCAGAAATAGGCGAGATGATTGGAAATATTGCACATCAGTGGAGACAACCTTTGGCTATTGTTAATACGGTGGTGGCAATTATGGAAGAAAAAAACCAAGCCGGTGCCCTTGAAAAAGATGAAATTAATGAAAAATTAAAGAGTATAACAAAACGTATGGAGTATATGTCCGATACGATAGAGGACTTTATTAATTATTATAAGCCCGATAAAGAAAAAACTATGTTTAATATATCAAAGGCTATAGATAAAGCTTTAGGTATAGTAGATTTTTTAACAAAAAAGAAAGATACGGACGTAAAAATAAACCTAAAAGTAGATAAGAGCTTAGAGACGTACGGTTTGATGAATGAATATGTTCAGGTCATAGTAACAATACTCTCAAATATAAGAGATATCATTGTAGAGAAGATGATTGACACTTTATATATAGATATATCTCTATATAAAGATTCAGGCTTTAACGTGCTTAGTATCTCTGATAATTGCGGGGGTATCAGCAAAAAAAATTTATCAAAAATATTCGACCCGTATTTTACCACTAAACATCAATCTATAGGAACAGGACTTGGCTTATATATAGCCAAGATGATAATTGAGGACAATATGGGTGGTGAACTAAGTGCACAAAATAAACTTAACGGTGCAGTATTTACAATAAAAACAAGGTGATAAGGATTTTAAAATGGAAATGCAAAAAATAAAAGACATATCTATATTATTAGCAGAAGATGAAGAAGAGTTAAGAGAATTTTTAAAAGAGTATCTACAAATTTTCTTTACAAAAGTTCATACGGCTGAGAGTGGAGATGAAGCTTATAAACTGTATGAAGATAAGAAGCCCGATATTATTATTACCGATATAAATATGCCCTCAATGGACGGACTTACTTTAATATCAAAAATTAGAGAAGAAGATAAAGATACAAAAATAATAGTTATGAGTGCACATTCCGAGGAAGCAAAATTATTAAAAGCAATAGAGTTGCATCTGGAGACTTACCTGATAAAACCTATAAACGCAGAAAAATTAAAATATGTATTATTAGAAGCGGTGGAAAATATCAGAAAAGCTATTAAAAGAGTTTATTTATCTGAAAATACATACTGGGAGATGCAATCCCAAACTTTATATCAAGACAACATACCTGTATCCTTAAAAGCTAGAGAGATA
The genomic region above belongs to Sulfurimonas lithotrophica and contains:
- a CDS encoding MBL fold metallo-hydrolase yields the protein MKKHNYNEAIEIASNIFWVGMQLKNDPFQCHPYLIKNQDESILVDPGSMLEFSETVRKVKSLVDIKDIKYIILHHQDPDLAAAVPEIEKLIDRDDLYIVTHSRMSVLIKHYLVTSKYYKIDKNDNKLVTDNGFELEFLTTPYCHSPGAFVSYEPKTKTLFSGDIFGGIEESWDFYADETYFEKAKQFHQEYMPSRDIFNYALKKIEKLDIDLIAPQHGSVVQKKYIKNLIEDMKNLDCGLYIEEKYNRELLDTIDELKEKEKTIQERDRQLFAQSKRAEIGEMIGNIAHQWRQPLAIVNTVVAIMEEKNQAGALEKDEINEKLKSITKRMEYMSDTIEDFINYYKPDKEKTMFNISKAIDKALGIVDFLTKKKDTDVKINLKVDKSLETYGLMNEYVQVIVTILSNIRDIIVEKMIDTLYIDISLYKDSGFNVLSISDNCGGISKKNLSKIFDPYFTTKHQSIGTGLGLYIAKMIIEDNMGGELSAQNKLNGAVFTIKTR
- a CDS encoding response regulator transcription factor; its protein translation is MEMQKIKDISILLAEDEEELREFLKEYLQIFFTKVHTAESGDEAYKLYEDKKPDIIITDINMPSMDGLTLISKIREEDKDTKIIVMSAHSEEAKLLKAIELHLETYLIKPINAEKLKYVLLEAVENIRKAIKRVYLSENTYWEMQSQTLYQDNIPVSLKAREILVLNMLCSNPNQPISPQDIFYAIYKNDKDKEFSSDSITSLIKRLRSKIPKESLTNVYGAGYKIIPV